One window of Myxocyprinus asiaticus isolate MX2 ecotype Aquarium Trade chromosome 6, UBuf_Myxa_2, whole genome shotgun sequence genomic DNA carries:
- the LOC127442959 gene encoding gastrula zinc finger protein XlCGF8.2DB-like, translated as MEFIKEERVDMSDPNPCRVKNEETEQQIDLMKMKDESHELTLKEEKLQYEEPHFKTEEEPFSCSETENVSQKRRRRTGDQVFFTCLQCKESFTSKEQLMGHFRVHSGEKPFPCDQCGKSFSHKATLKKHMRVHTGEKPFQCEQCGKRFIYRAKLKIHMRVHTGKRPYKCDQCGKSYIHKDNLIEHIRLHTGEKPFTCPQCGKSFTIRGSLQKHIRIHTGKKPFMCLQCGKDFIHKGNLEVHTRIHTGEKPYTCPQCGKSFTYRANLVSHMKMHSGEKIHHCSKCGKSFTEGSLQTQLKRHENERPHMCSYCGNLL; from the exons ATGGagtttattaaagaagagagAGTGGACATGAGTGATCCAAACCCTTGCAGAGtgaaaaatgaagaaactgagcAACAAATAG ACCTGATGAAAATGAAAGATGAAAGTCATGAACTGACATTGAAGGAGGAGAAACTTCAGTATGAGGAACCTCATttcaaaacagaagaagaacCTTTTAGTTGCTCAGAGACGGAAAATGTCTCACAAAAAAGACGTAGAAGAACCGGAGACCAAGTTTTTTTCACCTGCCTTCAGTGTAAAGAGAGTTTCACGTCTAAAGAACAACTTATGGGACATTTTAGagttcactctggagagaagcctttcccatgcgatcagtgtggaaagagtttcagtcaTAAAGCAACCCTTAAGAaacacatgagagttcacactggagagaagcctttccaATGCGAACAGTGCGGAAAGAGATTCATTTATAGAGCAAAGCTTAAGATtcacatgagagttcacactggaaAGAGGCCTTAcaaatgtgatcagtgtggaaagagttacaTACATAAAGACAACCTTATTGAGCACATTCgacttcacactggagagaagcctttcacatgccctcagtgtggaaagagtttcacaattAGAGGAAGCCTTCAGAagcacataagaattcacactggaaagAAGCCTTTCATGTGCCTTCAATGTGGGAAGGATTTCATACATAAGGGAAACCTTGAGGTTCAcacaagaattcacactggagagaagccttacacatgccctcagtgtgggaagagtttcacatATCGAGCAAACCTTGTAAGTCATATGAAGATGCATTCAGGAGAGAAAATACACCATTGTTCTAAGTGTGGCAAGAGTTTCACTGAGGGAAGTCTCCAAACACAACTGAAAAGGCATGAAAATGAGAGGCCACACATGTGTTCTTATTGTGGCAACTTATTGTAG